A single window of Liolophura sinensis isolate JHLJ2023 chromosome 6, CUHK_Ljap_v2, whole genome shotgun sequence DNA harbors:
- the LOC135469268 gene encoding LOW QUALITY PROTEIN: melatonin receptor type 1B-A-like (The sequence of the model RefSeq protein was modified relative to this genomic sequence to represent the inferred CDS: inserted 1 base in 1 codon): MYSGNLTMQHYTFNTTRFNDGIGPSPLALKIGSAIMSVALASGLLGNLYVITFLVQKKSLDNIINIFIVSLCINDIMNLCVSNVSVLVSYLSGGWTSGMGICEFVVHFNYILMGCSLWHTSLIAIHRFIVVILHPWYQHISKKAYTIVVLAVTRIVPLLFLIQPNLGHMTYYEPKLLRCLITKEFGFTTLLVGIVLMMIPSLVLIICYVCIFIKVHTSAMRVRXKQPELLAREIRITKMFGMVFLVIMLGYLPYGITRAVDHKMNLSPDFYVWISVLYAIANSANPLVYGIMEPVLREACLRCVRIQEKPKVKRCCWKRSPASCNSTVLREKESIHLDPCQTDVTSNCSL, from the exons ATGTACAGTGGTAACTTGACCATGCAGCATTACACCTTTAACACGACTCGTTTCAATGATGGCATCGGCCCATCGCCGCTGGCCTTGAAAATTGGCTCAGCAATCATGTCTGTGGCCTTAGCCAGTGGTCTGCTGGGCAATTTGTACGTAATCACGTTCTTGGTGCAGAAAAAAAGCCTTGATAAcattatcaatatttttatcGTCAGCTTGTGCATTAATGACATAATGAATTTATGCGTGAGCAATGTATCTGTGTTGGTGTCATACTTATCTGGAGGTTGGACATCAGGAATGGGCATCTGTGAGTTTGTGGTCCATTTTAACTACATTCTCATGGGCTGCTCTCTCTGGCATACCAGCCTCATCGCCATCCATCGCTTCATCGTCGTCATCTTACATCCGTGGTATCAGCACATTTCTAAGAAAGCTTATACCATAGTAGTGTTGGCAGTAACCAGGATAGTGCCCCTTTTATTTCTAATACAGCCAAATCTTGGTCACATGACCTATTATGAACCCAAACTTCTCCGTTGTCTTATAACGAAAGAATTTGGTTTTACAACTTTACTGGTTGGGATTGTGCTCATGATGATACCTTCTCTAGTCCTTATAATCTGCTACGTGTGTATATTCATCAAAGTGCACACCTCAGCCATGCGTGTGC CCAAGCAGCCGGAACTGCTCGCCAGAGAGATACGGATCACAAAGATGTTTGGCATGGTGTTTTTAGTCATCATGCTGGGATACCTACCTTACGGCATTACACGGGCTGTTGACCACAAGATGAATCTGAGTCCAGACTTTTATGTGTGGATCTCGGTTCTTTATGCTATCGCCAATAGCGCTAACCCGCTGGTTTATGGAATTATGGAACCAGTGCTTCGTGAAGCTTGCCTTAGGTGTGTGCGTATTCAGGAAAAGCCCAAAGTTAAGCGATGTTGTTGGAAGCGTTCGCCTGCCTCGTGCAATTCCACGGTCCTACGGGAGAAAGAGTCGATACATCTGGACCCGTGTCAGACGGATGTGACTAGTAACTGTTCCTTGTAA